In Betaproteobacteria bacterium, the DNA window TTCTTCCGGAGTTTCTCTACAAGAACGTGCGCAACACGGTGAAGCGCATCTTCTACAACTATTTCCTGCGCGATTTTTCGATCGCCTCGCTCGAACTCGTGATCGGGCTCGTGCTGCTTGCCTTCGGCACGATCTATGGAGCGGTGCACTGGATCGCCTCGGCAAGCGCCGGTGTGGCGACCGCGCCGGGCACCGTCATGCTGGCCGCCCTGCCGGTGCTGGTCGGTGTGCAGCTGCTGCTCGCCTTCGTCGGCTACGACATCGCTTCGGTGCCGCGGCGAGCGATCCATCGGGCGCTGGTGCGCCGCCAGGGCGGACAGGTGCGCGAAGCCGCGCCAGGCGACGACGGCGAGCGATGAGCATCACCAACGTCCTGCTCACCATTCTCTGCGTCTTCGGCATCTCCAGCGGTCAGGTGCTCTTCAAGATCGCAGCGCGGTCCGCCACGGCGTCGACGGATGTACTGACGATGGGCCGCGATCTGGCGTTCAATCCCTACCTTATCACCGGCCTCATCGTCTACGTCGCGACCACGTTTCTGTGGATCTGGCTCCTGCGCACGGTTCCCTTGTCCGTGGCGTACCCGTTCATGGCGCTCGCCTTCCTGTTCGTGCCGCTCATGGGCGCTGCCTTTCTCGGCGAGCCGATCTCGATCCGTACCGCGGTGGGCGCAGCCCTCATCATCTCCGGCATCTGGGTGATCGCGCGGTAGCGGCACCACGCCGCACGCGGGCAGCGCCCCTTGCCGCCAGTGCTACACTGCCCGTGGGGGCGGATAGCGCGTGAACAAAACCATCAGATATTTCCTCATCGCTGCGGCGACAGTGATCGTGCTCGTCGCGGGCGTCGCGG includes these proteins:
- a CDS encoding glycosyltransferase family 2 protein — encoded protein: KISERYFFETDLLFRLNTVRAVVVDVPMDASYGDETSSLKVGRVLPEFLYKNVRNTVKRIFYNYFLRDFSIASLELVIGLVLLAFGTIYGAVHWIASASAGVATAPGTVMLAALPVLVGVQLLLAFVGYDIASVPRRAIHRALVRRQGGQVREAAPGDDGER
- a CDS encoding EamA family transporter → MSITNVLLTILCVFGISSGQVLFKIAARSATASTDVLTMGRDLAFNPYLITGLIVYVATTFLWIWLLRTVPLSVAYPFMALAFLFVPLMGAAFLGEPISIRTAVGAALIISGIWVIAR